The Sebastes fasciatus isolate fSebFas1 chromosome 13, fSebFas1.pri, whole genome shotgun sequence genome includes a region encoding these proteins:
- the pam16 gene encoding mitochondrial import inner membrane translocase subunit tim16 isoform X2: MARYLAQIIVMGAQVVGRAFARALQQEFAASQAAAQARNSAGQHSAAASSITGMTLQEAQQILNVSTLTPEEIQKNYEHLFKANDKEVGGSFYIQSKVVRAKERLDEEVTIETQQQQQQKSRQHTET, encoded by the exons AT GGCTAGATATCTGGCTCAGATCATTGTGATGGGAGCTCAGGTGGTGGGACGGGCCTTTGCTCGGGCTTTACAGCAAGAATTTGCAG CCAGTCAAGCAGCAGCGCAGGCCAGAAACAGTGCAGGTCAGCACTCTGCTGCAGCGTCTAGCATCACCGGGATGACTCTGCAAGAGGCGCAGCAGATCCTCAATGTGTCCACGCTCACTCCTGAGGAGATTCAGAAG AACTACGAGCACCTTTTTAAAGCCAATGACAAAGAAGTGGGCGGCTCATTTTACATACAATCAAAA GTGGTGCGGGCCAAAGAGCGTCTAGATGAGGAAGTAACTATtgagacacaacaacaacaacaacaaaagtcgCGGCAGCACACGGAAACATGA
- the pam16 gene encoding mitochondrial import inner membrane translocase subunit tim16 isoform X1 has product MARYLAQIIVMGAQVVGRAFARALQQEFAASQAAAQARNSAGQHSAAASSITGMTLQEAQQILNVSTLTPEEIQKNYEHLFKANDKEVGGSFYIQSKVVRAKERLDEEVTIETQQQQQQKSRQHTET; this is encoded by the exons ATG GCTAGATATCTGGCTCAGATCATTGTGATGGGAGCTCAGGTGGTGGGACGGGCCTTTGCTCGGGCTTTACAGCAAGAATTTGCAG CCAGTCAAGCAGCAGCGCAGGCCAGAAACAGTGCAGGTCAGCACTCTGCTGCAGCGTCTAGCATCACCGGGATGACTCTGCAAGAGGCGCAGCAGATCCTCAATGTGTCCACGCTCACTCCTGAGGAGATTCAGAAG AACTACGAGCACCTTTTTAAAGCCAATGACAAAGAAGTGGGCGGCTCATTTTACATACAATCAAAA GTGGTGCGGGCCAAAGAGCGTCTAGATGAGGAAGTAACTATtgagacacaacaacaacaacaacaaaagtcgCGGCAGCACACGGAAACATGA